The proteins below come from a single Ochotona princeps isolate mOchPri1 chromosome 13, mOchPri1.hap1, whole genome shotgun sequence genomic window:
- the SMC3 gene encoding structural maintenance of chromosomes protein 3 isoform X2, which yields MLLWAEMDLEKVTFFMVSIFVLSDEFSHLRPEQRLALLHEGTGPRVISAFVEIIFDNSDNRLPIDKEEVSLRRVIGAKKDQYFLDKKMVTKNDVMNLLESAGFSRSNPYYIVKQGKINQMATAPDSQRLKLLREVAGTRVYDERKEESISLMKETEGKREKINELLKYIEERLHTLEEEKEELAQYQKWDKMRRALEYTIYNQELNETRAKLDELSAKRETSGEKSRQLRDAQQDARDKMEDIERQVRELKTKISAMKEEKEQLSAERQEQIKQRTKLELKAKDLQDELAGNSEQRKRLLKERQKLLEKIEEKQKELAETEPKFNSVKEKEERGIARLAQATQERTDLYAKQGRGSQFTSKEERDKWIKKELKSLDQAINDKKRQIAAIHKDLEDTEANKEKNLEQYNKLDQDLNEVKARVEELDRKYYEVKNKKDELQSERNYLWREENAEQQALAAKREDLEKKQQLLRAATGKAILNGIDSINKVLDHFHRKGINQHVQNGYHGIVMNNFECEPAFYTCVEVTAGNRLFYHIVDSDEVSTKILMEFNKMNLPGEVTFLPLNKLDVRDTAYPETNDAIPMISKLRYNPRFDKAFKHVFGKTLICRSMEVSTQLARAFTMDCITLEGDQVSHRGALTGGYYDTRKSRLELQKDVRKAEEELGELEAKLNENLRRNIERINNDIDQLMNQMQQIETQQRKFKASRDSILSEMKMLKEKRQQSEKTFMPKQRSLQSLEASLHAMESTRESLKAELGTDLLSQLSLEDQKRVDALNDEIRQLQQENRQLLNERIKLEGIITRVETYLNENLRKRLDQVEQELNELRETEGGTVLTATTSELEAINKRVKDTMARSEDLDNSIDKTEAGIKELQKSMERWKNMEKEHMDAINHDTKELEKMTNRQGMLLKKKEECMKKIRELGSLPQEAFEKYQTLSLKQLFRKLEQCNTELKKYSHVNKKALDQFVNFSEQKEKLIKRQEELDRGYKSIMELMNVLELRKYEAIQLTFKQVSKNFSEVFQKLVPGGKATLVMKKGDVEGSQSQDEGEGSGESERGSGSQSSVPSVDQFTGVGIRVSFTGKQGEMREMQQLSGGQKSLVALALIFAIQKCDPAPFYLFDEIDQALDAQHRKAVSDMIMELAVHAQFITTTFRPELLESADKFYGVKFRNKVSHIDVITAEMAKDFVEDDTTHG from the exons tgGGCAGAAATGGATCTGgaaaaagtaactttttttaTGGTAAGTATT TTTGTTCTCAGTGATGAATTTAGTCATCTTCGTCCAGAACAGCGATTGGCTTTGTTGCAT GAGGGTACTGGTCCTCGTGTTATTTCTGCTTTTGTGgaaattatttttgacaattcGGACAACCGGTTACCA ATCGACAAAGAAGAAGTGTCACTTCGAAGAGTTATTGGTGCCAAAAAGGATCAATATTTCTTAGATAAGAAGATGGTCAC GAAAAATGATGTCATGAATCTTCTTGAAAGTGCTGGTTTTTCCCGAAGCAATCCTTACTATATTGTTAAGCAAGGAAAG ATCAACCAGATGGCAACAGCCCCAGATTCCCAGAGACTGAAGCTACTGAGAGAAGTTGCTGGTACTAGAGTATATGATGAACGGAAAGAAGAAAGTATCTCCCTAATGAAAGAAACAG agggcaAACGGGAAAAGATCAATGAGTTGTTAAAATACATTGAAGAGAGATTACATACtttagaggaagaaaaggaagaactaGCTCAGTATCAGAAGTGGGATAAAATGAGACGAGCCCTGGAATATACCATTTACAATCAGGAGCTTAACGAGACTCGTGCTAAACTTGATGAG CTTTCTGCCAAACGAGAGACTAGTGGTGAAAAATCCAGGCAATTAAGAGATGCTCAGCAGGATGCCAGAGATAAAATGGAG GATATTGAGCGCCAAGTTagagaattgaaaacaaaaatttcagccatgaaagaagaaaaagaacagctCAGTGCAGAAAGACAAGAACAAATTAAGCAGAGAACCAAGTTGGAGCTTAAAGCCAAGGATTTACAAGATGAATTGGCAGGCAATAGTGAGCAGAGG aAACGGTTATTAAAAGAGAGGCAAAAGCTGCttgaaaaaatagaagaaaaacagaaggaattGGCAGAAACAGAACCAAAATTCAAcagtgtaaaagaaaaagaagagagaggaattgCAAG ATTGGCTCAAGCTACCCAGGAGAGGACAGATCTCTATGCAAAGCAGGGTCGAGGAAGCCAGTTTACATCGAAAGAAGAAAGGGATAAGTGGATTAAAAAGGAACTCAAGTCTTTAGACCAGGCTATTAATGACAAGAAAAGACAGATTGCTGCTATACATAAAGATTTGGAAGACACTGAggcaaataaagagaaaaatctggaaCAGTATAAC AAACTGGATCAAGATCTCAATGAGGTCAAGGCTCGAGTGGAGGAATTGGACAGGAAGTACTACGAAGTGAAAAACAAGAAGGATGAGCTGCAGAGTGAAAGAAA CTACCTGTGGAGAGAGGAGAATGCCGAACAACAAGCGCTTGCTGCTAAAAGAGAAGATCTTGAAAAGAAGCAACAACTTCTTAGAGCAGCAACAGGAAAG GCTATTTTAAATGGAATTGACAGCATAAACAAAGTACTGGACCACTTTCACAGAAAAGGAATAAATCAGCATGTTCAGAATGgctatcatggcattgtaatgAACAACTTTGAATGTGAGCCAGCTTTTTACACATGTGTGGAGGTCACTGCTGGGAACAG GTTGTTTTATCACATTGTTGATTCAGATGAAGTCAGCACAAAGATTTTGATGGAGTTTAATAAGATGAATCTACCTGGAGAGGTTACTTTTCTGCCTCTTAACAAGTTAGATGTCAGGGATACTGCCTATCCTGAGACCAAT GATGCTATTCCTATGATCAGTAAGCTGAGATACAACCCTAGGTTTGATAAAGCTTTCAAACATGTGTTTGGAAAAACACTAATCTGTCGTAGCATGGAAGTTTCAACTCAGCTGGCCCGTGCTTTCACTATGGACTGCATAACCTTGGAAG GTGACCAGGTCAGTCATCGGGGTGCTCTAACTGGAGGTTATTATGACACAAGGAAATCTCGACTTGAATTACAGAAAGAtgttagaaaggcagaggaggagttGGGTGAGCTTGAAGCAAAGCTCAATGAAAATCTACGCAGAAATATTGAAa GAATTAATAATGACATTGATCAGTTGATGAACCAAATGCAGCAGATAGAAACCCAGCAAAGGAAATTTAAAGCATCCAGAGACAGCATattatcagaaatgaagatgCTGAAAGAGAAGAGGCAGCAGTCGGAGAAGACCTTTATGCCTAAG CAACGCAGCTTACAAAGTTTGGAGGCAAGTCTGCACGCGATGGAGTCCACCAGGGAGtcactgaaagcagagctgggaacagATTTGCTCTCTCAGCTTAGTCTGGAAGATCAGAAAAGAGTAGATGCACtcaatgatgaaattcgtcaacTTCAGCAG GAAAATAGGCAGTTGCTGAATGAAAGAATTAAATTAGAAGGTATTATTACTCGAGTAGAGACTTACCTCAATGAGAATCTGAGGAAACGCCTGGACCAAGTGGAACAG GAACTTAATGaactgagagagacagaaggggGCACTGTCCTCACAGCCACCACATCAGAGCTGGAAGCCATCAATAAACGAGTGAAAGATACCATGGCACGCTCAGAAG ATTTGGACAATTCCATTGACAAAACAGAAGCTGGAATTAAAGAACTTCAGAAGAGTATGGAACGCTGGAAAAATATGGAAAAGGAACACATGGACGCTATAAATCATGATACTAAAGAACTGGAAAAGATGACCAATCGACAAGGCATGTTgttgaagaagaaagaagagtgtATGAAGAAAATCCGTGAGCTTGGGTCATTGCCCCAAGAAGCATTTGAGAAGTACCAGACACTGAGTCTCAAGCAG TTGTTTCGAAAACTTGAGCAGTGCAACACAGAATTAAAGAAGTACAGCCATGTTAACAAAAAAGCATTAGATCAGTTTGTAAACTTTTCTGAGCAGAAAGAAAAGTTAATAAAGCGACAAGAAGAGTTGGATAGGGGGTATAAATCAATCATGGAATTGATGAATGTACTTGAACTTCGAAAATATGAAGCCATTCAGTTAACTTTCAAACAG GTGTCCAAGAACTTCAGTGAAGTGTTCCAGAAGTTAGTGCCTGGTGGCAAAGCTACTTTGGTGATGAAGAAGGGCGATGTGGAGGGCAGTCAGTCTCAGGATGAAGGAGAAGGGAGTGGTGAGAGCGAGAGAGGTTCTGGGTCACAAAGCAGTGTCCCGTCAGTTGACCAGTTCACTGGAGTTGGAATCAGG GTGTCATTCACAGGAAAGCAAGGTGAAATGAGAGAAATGCAGCAGCTGTCAGGTGGACAGAAGTCCCTGGTTGCCCTGGCTCTGATCTTTGCCATTCAGAAATGCGACCCAGCTCCGTTCTACTTGTTTGATGAGATTGACCAGGCTCTGGATGCTCAGCACAGAAAGGCAGTGTCAG ATATGATTATGGAACTTGCTGTACATGCTCAGTTTATTACAACTACTTTTAGGCCTGAACTGCTTGAGTCAGCTGACAAATTCTATGGTGTAAAGTTCAGAAATAAG GTCAGTCATATTGATGTAATCACAGCAGAGATGGCCAAAGATTTTGTAGAAGATGATACCACACATGGTTAA
- the SMC3 gene encoding structural maintenance of chromosomes protein 3 isoform X1, giving the protein MYIKQVIIQGFRSYRDQTIVDPFSSKHNVIVGRNGSGKSNFFYAIQFVLSDEFSHLRPEQRLALLHEGTGPRVISAFVEIIFDNSDNRLPIDKEEVSLRRVIGAKKDQYFLDKKMVTKNDVMNLLESAGFSRSNPYYIVKQGKINQMATAPDSQRLKLLREVAGTRVYDERKEESISLMKETEGKREKINELLKYIEERLHTLEEEKEELAQYQKWDKMRRALEYTIYNQELNETRAKLDELSAKRETSGEKSRQLRDAQQDARDKMEDIERQVRELKTKISAMKEEKEQLSAERQEQIKQRTKLELKAKDLQDELAGNSEQRKRLLKERQKLLEKIEEKQKELAETEPKFNSVKEKEERGIARLAQATQERTDLYAKQGRGSQFTSKEERDKWIKKELKSLDQAINDKKRQIAAIHKDLEDTEANKEKNLEQYNKLDQDLNEVKARVEELDRKYYEVKNKKDELQSERNYLWREENAEQQALAAKREDLEKKQQLLRAATGKAILNGIDSINKVLDHFHRKGINQHVQNGYHGIVMNNFECEPAFYTCVEVTAGNRLFYHIVDSDEVSTKILMEFNKMNLPGEVTFLPLNKLDVRDTAYPETNDAIPMISKLRYNPRFDKAFKHVFGKTLICRSMEVSTQLARAFTMDCITLEGDQVSHRGALTGGYYDTRKSRLELQKDVRKAEEELGELEAKLNENLRRNIERINNDIDQLMNQMQQIETQQRKFKASRDSILSEMKMLKEKRQQSEKTFMPKQRSLQSLEASLHAMESTRESLKAELGTDLLSQLSLEDQKRVDALNDEIRQLQQENRQLLNERIKLEGIITRVETYLNENLRKRLDQVEQELNELRETEGGTVLTATTSELEAINKRVKDTMARSEDLDNSIDKTEAGIKELQKSMERWKNMEKEHMDAINHDTKELEKMTNRQGMLLKKKEECMKKIRELGSLPQEAFEKYQTLSLKQLFRKLEQCNTELKKYSHVNKKALDQFVNFSEQKEKLIKRQEELDRGYKSIMELMNVLELRKYEAIQLTFKQVSKNFSEVFQKLVPGGKATLVMKKGDVEGSQSQDEGEGSGESERGSGSQSSVPSVDQFTGVGIRVSFTGKQGEMREMQQLSGGQKSLVALALIFAIQKCDPAPFYLFDEIDQALDAQHRKAVSDMIMELAVHAQFITTTFRPELLESADKFYGVKFRNKVSHIDVITAEMAKDFVEDDTTHG; this is encoded by the exons tgGGCAGAAATGGATCTGgaaaaagtaactttttttaTG CTATTCAGTTTGTTCTCAGTGATGAATTTAGTCATCTTCGTCCAGAACAGCGATTGGCTTTGTTGCAT GAGGGTACTGGTCCTCGTGTTATTTCTGCTTTTGTGgaaattatttttgacaattcGGACAACCGGTTACCA ATCGACAAAGAAGAAGTGTCACTTCGAAGAGTTATTGGTGCCAAAAAGGATCAATATTTCTTAGATAAGAAGATGGTCAC GAAAAATGATGTCATGAATCTTCTTGAAAGTGCTGGTTTTTCCCGAAGCAATCCTTACTATATTGTTAAGCAAGGAAAG ATCAACCAGATGGCAACAGCCCCAGATTCCCAGAGACTGAAGCTACTGAGAGAAGTTGCTGGTACTAGAGTATATGATGAACGGAAAGAAGAAAGTATCTCCCTAATGAAAGAAACAG agggcaAACGGGAAAAGATCAATGAGTTGTTAAAATACATTGAAGAGAGATTACATACtttagaggaagaaaaggaagaactaGCTCAGTATCAGAAGTGGGATAAAATGAGACGAGCCCTGGAATATACCATTTACAATCAGGAGCTTAACGAGACTCGTGCTAAACTTGATGAG CTTTCTGCCAAACGAGAGACTAGTGGTGAAAAATCCAGGCAATTAAGAGATGCTCAGCAGGATGCCAGAGATAAAATGGAG GATATTGAGCGCCAAGTTagagaattgaaaacaaaaatttcagccatgaaagaagaaaaagaacagctCAGTGCAGAAAGACAAGAACAAATTAAGCAGAGAACCAAGTTGGAGCTTAAAGCCAAGGATTTACAAGATGAATTGGCAGGCAATAGTGAGCAGAGG aAACGGTTATTAAAAGAGAGGCAAAAGCTGCttgaaaaaatagaagaaaaacagaaggaattGGCAGAAACAGAACCAAAATTCAAcagtgtaaaagaaaaagaagagagaggaattgCAAG ATTGGCTCAAGCTACCCAGGAGAGGACAGATCTCTATGCAAAGCAGGGTCGAGGAAGCCAGTTTACATCGAAAGAAGAAAGGGATAAGTGGATTAAAAAGGAACTCAAGTCTTTAGACCAGGCTATTAATGACAAGAAAAGACAGATTGCTGCTATACATAAAGATTTGGAAGACACTGAggcaaataaagagaaaaatctggaaCAGTATAAC AAACTGGATCAAGATCTCAATGAGGTCAAGGCTCGAGTGGAGGAATTGGACAGGAAGTACTACGAAGTGAAAAACAAGAAGGATGAGCTGCAGAGTGAAAGAAA CTACCTGTGGAGAGAGGAGAATGCCGAACAACAAGCGCTTGCTGCTAAAAGAGAAGATCTTGAAAAGAAGCAACAACTTCTTAGAGCAGCAACAGGAAAG GCTATTTTAAATGGAATTGACAGCATAAACAAAGTACTGGACCACTTTCACAGAAAAGGAATAAATCAGCATGTTCAGAATGgctatcatggcattgtaatgAACAACTTTGAATGTGAGCCAGCTTTTTACACATGTGTGGAGGTCACTGCTGGGAACAG GTTGTTTTATCACATTGTTGATTCAGATGAAGTCAGCACAAAGATTTTGATGGAGTTTAATAAGATGAATCTACCTGGAGAGGTTACTTTTCTGCCTCTTAACAAGTTAGATGTCAGGGATACTGCCTATCCTGAGACCAAT GATGCTATTCCTATGATCAGTAAGCTGAGATACAACCCTAGGTTTGATAAAGCTTTCAAACATGTGTTTGGAAAAACACTAATCTGTCGTAGCATGGAAGTTTCAACTCAGCTGGCCCGTGCTTTCACTATGGACTGCATAACCTTGGAAG GTGACCAGGTCAGTCATCGGGGTGCTCTAACTGGAGGTTATTATGACACAAGGAAATCTCGACTTGAATTACAGAAAGAtgttagaaaggcagaggaggagttGGGTGAGCTTGAAGCAAAGCTCAATGAAAATCTACGCAGAAATATTGAAa GAATTAATAATGACATTGATCAGTTGATGAACCAAATGCAGCAGATAGAAACCCAGCAAAGGAAATTTAAAGCATCCAGAGACAGCATattatcagaaatgaagatgCTGAAAGAGAAGAGGCAGCAGTCGGAGAAGACCTTTATGCCTAAG CAACGCAGCTTACAAAGTTTGGAGGCAAGTCTGCACGCGATGGAGTCCACCAGGGAGtcactgaaagcagagctgggaacagATTTGCTCTCTCAGCTTAGTCTGGAAGATCAGAAAAGAGTAGATGCACtcaatgatgaaattcgtcaacTTCAGCAG GAAAATAGGCAGTTGCTGAATGAAAGAATTAAATTAGAAGGTATTATTACTCGAGTAGAGACTTACCTCAATGAGAATCTGAGGAAACGCCTGGACCAAGTGGAACAG GAACTTAATGaactgagagagacagaaggggGCACTGTCCTCACAGCCACCACATCAGAGCTGGAAGCCATCAATAAACGAGTGAAAGATACCATGGCACGCTCAGAAG ATTTGGACAATTCCATTGACAAAACAGAAGCTGGAATTAAAGAACTTCAGAAGAGTATGGAACGCTGGAAAAATATGGAAAAGGAACACATGGACGCTATAAATCATGATACTAAAGAACTGGAAAAGATGACCAATCGACAAGGCATGTTgttgaagaagaaagaagagtgtATGAAGAAAATCCGTGAGCTTGGGTCATTGCCCCAAGAAGCATTTGAGAAGTACCAGACACTGAGTCTCAAGCAG TTGTTTCGAAAACTTGAGCAGTGCAACACAGAATTAAAGAAGTACAGCCATGTTAACAAAAAAGCATTAGATCAGTTTGTAAACTTTTCTGAGCAGAAAGAAAAGTTAATAAAGCGACAAGAAGAGTTGGATAGGGGGTATAAATCAATCATGGAATTGATGAATGTACTTGAACTTCGAAAATATGAAGCCATTCAGTTAACTTTCAAACAG GTGTCCAAGAACTTCAGTGAAGTGTTCCAGAAGTTAGTGCCTGGTGGCAAAGCTACTTTGGTGATGAAGAAGGGCGATGTGGAGGGCAGTCAGTCTCAGGATGAAGGAGAAGGGAGTGGTGAGAGCGAGAGAGGTTCTGGGTCACAAAGCAGTGTCCCGTCAGTTGACCAGTTCACTGGAGTTGGAATCAGG GTGTCATTCACAGGAAAGCAAGGTGAAATGAGAGAAATGCAGCAGCTGTCAGGTGGACAGAAGTCCCTGGTTGCCCTGGCTCTGATCTTTGCCATTCAGAAATGCGACCCAGCTCCGTTCTACTTGTTTGATGAGATTGACCAGGCTCTGGATGCTCAGCACAGAAAGGCAGTGTCAG ATATGATTATGGAACTTGCTGTACATGCTCAGTTTATTACAACTACTTTTAGGCCTGAACTGCTTGAGTCAGCTGACAAATTCTATGGTGTAAAGTTCAGAAATAAG GTCAGTCATATTGATGTAATCACAGCAGAGATGGCCAAAGATTTTGTAGAAGATGATACCACACATGGTTAA